TTGTCACTCCTCTCGCCTTTTGAGGGTAAAGGGCTTCCAACTGTTGAATCTGCCTCTCCATTTCCTTCTTTCCTGTCCCCTACTCCAccccaaaaaaacaaaatcatgGAAAAAAGTTTCAGAAAAATGGTTTTAAACTTTTAGGAAAACTAGTAGATCAGATCATCATGAGCCCGACCCGATGGCCCGGAAAATAGTGGGTGTGGGCAGAACTTTTATGCCAGTTTTCAGGCCCTGCCCATTtttttgggcttggttttgtgCACCTCAAAATtgcaattttagttataaatttaccCTGGCCCGAATTAGTGGGTTTTGTGCAACTCAAAATTGCAAATTCAGTTATAAATTTAGCCTGGCCCGAATTAGTGGGATCTGGGCAGAAAATTTAGCCCGGCCCGACATAATTGACAGAATTTTCAAGGCGTGGCCCGAACCCTGGCCTGACCCGcaatttgatcaggtctaaggaaaagggaaaaaagggcaaatttttttgggaaagaaTTGGTCTTACAAGAACAATAATCTGCACATTTTCCTTGATGAACTGAGGAATAGCTGCTGCAAGAATGTCAGAACCTTTCTGTTCTTCAAGCCTGCCTATAAAACCAATCAAAGGTATATTCCTATCCACAGGTAGACCAACTTCTGCTTGCAGGGCTTCCTTTATAAGAGGCTTTGCATTCATAACCTGTAAAACAAAGCAGAAACCTATGTACACTAGCATTTTTCATGAAATTTTCTGCAAATAcaaaaattttgttttaaaatcaTACTTACAGTTGTTATATCATAATTCGAACCAATATACTTGTCAAAAGTTGGGTTCCATTCTTGCACATCCATGCCGTTCACTATACCAGTAATTCCAGTTCTCTGAACTTCTTTGTTGAGTTCAACTCCTCTCTCAACACCCGACATAAGTTCTTGTGCGTAGAAGGGGCTAACAGTTACTACACGGTCTGATTCCAAAATACCCGCCTTCATCCAGTTAATCTTCCTACCCTTTACAGGTTTGTCATACCTGATAAAAGTCCTCTGACATTATATTAACCCATGGAATGCAATATTAATAAGTAAGATAAGATAGTAAGATACATTACCCATCAATGAAATCAAAAGCTGGTTTTAATTCCTCAGGCAGATTAAGACGCGGGTAATCTTCCAAGGCAAATCTTCCTTGATATACAATATTGTGAATGCAGAAAGCAACCTGCAGAAGTCTCAATCATATGAAAAATTAGCTCAATATCGAAAACATTACAACTATGTAATAAAAATTTCCCTAGGGAAAAGTGCTACCTTTGCATTTCTGTAGATGCCTCTGGGTTTGTACACACTTTTAAGGTAGGCTGGGAGAAGAGCAGTATGCCAATCATTCGCGATGAAAACAACATCTTCCCCTGCATATAGAATACAATACATGATgaacatttgttttttacatgaAAAAAGTTGCAGTAAGCCACAACAAACAGAAGATTTTTACAGTTTTACCATATGTTCCAGAGTAGTAGGGATTGTTGTTGAGATTCAGAATTCTTGGTGCCTCCAAAGCTGCCTGTAACATAAACAGGTAATTAGGCTTGCTTCCACTAACAAAGTAATTAGGcttttttaatgataatttaCCTGGTTTAATAAGCTAAATCGAAGTTGATTATCTTTGTAGTCCTCTCCAGCCTCTGGACCATAGAGTTTTGACCCAGTAATCCCCCATACCTGACATGAACCCAGAAAAATCAGGGGTTCAGTTCATCAACTACTAACATACAAGTCATAATCATATATGGTTGTTCTGTAAGAAAAGTATTGATACCCTAGCTAGGAAAATCGGATGATCAACAAAAACTCGATCAACCCCTCGTTTGTAAGTATGGAAGAAACGCACTGTTTCAGTTCTATCTCCAACTTTCACCTGCAGTTTAAGTTATGAATACATTATTAAACATTCAGAAACTAAAATTTATCAGTATTGATTCAACTAATTATAATACCTCAAGTGTGACACTAGTATCCCATCCATCTCTGTATTGATCATAACGAGGAGAGATCGTCATCACACGGTGTCCTCTGGCCTgaaaagttcagataagttcagaaaatacTTAACACCATGTTcagaaaaattcagaaaaaactTAACACcatgttcagataagttcagaaatgTTCAGAAAATACTTAACACcatgttcagataagttcagaaaagtaCCGAAGATTTCAAGATGAAGAGAACAAAGACTTACTGCTAAGGCGGCAGGGAGACCTCCAAGAACGTCCCCTAGACCGCCGGTTTTACTCCATGGTGCAACTTCTGCACCAACAAACACCAACTTCATCCCACATTTTATACCAGATTTTTCTATCCTCAGCTCTTCAGTAGCATTTTTCGCGGTAGTCCTTAATTTTATCATATCTACATTGTTCTTTAATGACCTTAGTCCGTTATGAGCCGGGATCATTTGATTATTCTTCTTCAAGCCGTTGTTTATTAATGTCAGCTTAGGATCTGAACTTGCTATACCGCCATTATTAGTAAAGCTCGAAATGAAGTGAGACGTTGTTACAGTCTCCATTATTGTCGTCCTAGTACCTGGCGTTACATAACAAAAACAATTAGTATAAATTTGCAACGTTAAGAACGGATGAAATtgtaaaaaaaacaatatataCTAGGAATTTTCATACCAGAAAATGTAATGAAAGCTTCAAAAATTAGAAAATTGATCGAATTtgtgggaaattaaattttatttcttGAATTGAGATTTTATGTACGAAATGTGTAGTGAGTAATGACGAGTGTTACAAAGAAGAGATCATGTATTTAAAGGGGGTGTATAAATGGGGCCATCCTTGACGTGGCATCATTTTGTACGTTTTGGAGTTTCTAACCAATAAGGAAAATCGTAAAGAAATGAGAAAGGAATAATATAATCTTCTAACATCTGATGCTGGAAATCAGCTGAGGTTGAGTGGGTCCCATGCACTTTTCAGGAGAAAGTTTGAGATACTCAAGGTTTTGTGTTTCATCACAGGCTCACAGCCGTTGGATAGTACACGTCATCTGAGGTTTAGTGTTTGCTGATTATGGATTAAAGGTTGTAATTTCTTTGTTGGGCCGGCtaaaaggttgttttttcgcatatctgaTACACacatctaatatatatatatatataaatgaggcatatttgctagaatattagagcgtcacctaggattactatagGTTTCCGCTAATAAAAAAAgatatttctaatttatttttgaattaaaaaaactggatgccacgtagataattggTTATATgacacatagatattttaattaattaattaataatataactCTCATAATTAATAGTGATCATAATCCTGAGTTTTGTTTAATAGTTATCATAATTCTACTACCATTAGATTGTAGACTTTAATTAATATGAAATACAAAATTTATATTGTTAGTTTTAGCTTTTGCCCGTAATATTATCTTGACAATATTGAAACAATACAAGAGTGATTTCTCTCCGAGAACAACAAGAAACAATTTGTTGGATGAATGGGAGTTTATGAAATCCAGGGAGTATATCCTTAGCTCCTTACTCCTTAGATACGGAGTACAAATTATCCAAGgccaaattttgatttttatttacaCATTAGATAAAGATGCCTATATTGTTAAAATCTCATGTAAATTagataaatttaaaaaataataataataattaaatgatAACATACATATAAATCATAAAAGTTCTAATCAAATCATGATTCCAAGGTACGTAATGTACTTACTAATGCACTATAACTCTTCAAGATATGAATTGAAATTCTAATCAAATCTTGAGTCCAAGTTACGTACTAATACTAACGCACTATAACTCTTCAAGATAGAAATTGAAAAGTCTAatcatattcaaatttataattgattaaGTCCTATAAATTGATCATATTGTTCAATCCATAACCCATACACAATCACATCTTTGACTTTTAATTTTGGTTATTCTTCTAATATCGATCTactttataattttaaaataagctTCATAAATTAACTTATAACGTTATCATGTAATTGCAAGTGATTATGTGCATGCCTCAATTAAAGCAAAATTTGTTCAAGGCTTTCGTCCAAAATCAATTGAGGGAAAAGTCTACACAATCAGATATTTTCCGGTCCAACCTAATAAGGAACAATATCTATATTTTTGTTATTTACTCCGTAGTAAAGTTTTTTTTGATTTATTGTGTAACAATTTTGATTTATTTACTCCGTAATAAATTGTATTTTTTtcctttgtatttttttttctctttttagaTATCTGAATGAAGTTGGAGATTCTATCGAAACAGAAGACCAttggtacactttttttttcttctaaagagttaattaaatatattttttatggtgttattatttatttaatttctttatCTAACATGGTACAACGAACCCAACTAAAAATTTGGAGCAATTGTTTTGATGAATATTCGCAACAAAAAAAACCAACTTGGTGATTCCACTAAGGCCTTTTATTATAGTTGTTATATCTACCATGGTAAAACAATTTTTAGGTAAGTATTGGCATTGCACATTATAACTCATGTATCTCTTAAAATTGTTTTATGaaccatttatttattttattttattttattttattttctacaTGTAAAATTAATCTAACCACTTTACCGTCAACCAAGATATATATAAATCTTGAAGTTCCAGAGGTTCATAAATTGAAAGAGATATGGAGGTATAGTTCATATACACATATATGGTTTTAATACTTCAAAACTACTCCGTACGAATTAGTCTCATTAGAATCTGTTGTTGCTTGGTGGATATCCTGTTTTCGATTGGAGTTTTGCTTTTGGATTTAGAGATGCAATAAAAGTCTTTTAATTCCGGAGTGCTACGTACAATGCTAAATTAATTATCAAGTGAGCTAGAGAAAACAATATAAAATTTCCTAAGGAAAAAGATCAATTTTACAAGTATAAACTATGGTAGAACGAGACATGCATAAAATTAGTCACAATTGTAGGATGAATGATTGATGACGCAGTAAGTCAACATAGTGAAGAaggtataattaattaaacggttgaaattgaaatcgtatatggatttttttgtttttagactTGAGAGCTTACAGTATAGCCTATTAATTAGCCTATAGGATGGTTTGCGGATATTCTATGATACGTTTTCAGCCTATTTACCAATAACACTACATGCATGAAATTCTAGATACGTTTTCGGCTACAAACTAACACTCCATGCATGAAATTCTATGATACGTTTTCGGCTACAAACTAACACTCCATGAATGAAATATAAACATGATTCACTCTTAATATATACTATATGTTCACTCATAATTTAGATGTTCATCTCTTAATTAATATATGTTTTCTTATATATATTGTTGTTATTGTGAAAAGTTAGAAACTACAATTATTGGACAACTCGAAGTACAACGTACTAAAGAAATCATCTCTAAAACGATGATATCTCAACTCTCATTGATCATATCCAGAAAACTGTTGAAAatgtatttaatattttttacatTAAACTTTTTTTCCTATAGAAATACAGAATTGTTCATGTCGTAGTCACATTTATACATTAA
This genomic stretch from Spinacia oleracea cultivar Varoflay chromosome 3, BTI_SOV_V1, whole genome shotgun sequence harbors:
- the LOC110796565 gene encoding granule-bound starch synthase 1, chloroplastic/amyloplastic, with translation METVTTSHFISSFTNNGGIASSDPKLTLINNGLKKNNQMIPAHNGLRSLKNNVDMIKLRTTAKNATEELRIEKSGIKCGMKLVFVGAEVAPWSKTGGLGDVLGGLPAALAARGHRVMTISPRYDQYRDGWDTSVTLEVKVGDRTETVRFFHTYKRGVDRVFVDHPIFLARVWGITGSKLYGPEAGEDYKDNQLRFSLLNQAALEAPRILNLNNNPYYSGTYGEDVVFIANDWHTALLPAYLKSVYKPRGIYRNAKVAFCIHNIVYQGRFALEDYPRLNLPEELKPAFDFIDGYDKPVKGRKINWMKAGILESDRVVTVSPFYAQELMSGVERGVELNKEVQRTGITGIVNGMDVQEWNPTFDKYIGSNYDITTVMNAKPLIKEALQAEVGLPVDRNIPLIGFIGRLEEQKGSDILAAAIPQFIKENVQIIVLGTGKKEMERQIQQLEALYPQKARGVTKFNVSLAHMIVAGADYMLIPSRFEPCGLIQLHAMRYGTVPLVASTGGLVDTVKEGYTGFHMGRFSANCDMVDPTDLQAVVTTVKKAVATYGTPTLKEMILNCMAQDFSWKEPAKKWENLLLSLEVSGSRPGFEGIETTPLAVENIANP